A single window of Oceanidesulfovibrio indonesiensis DNA harbors:
- a CDS encoding PilZ domain-containing protein, which produces MPRKPPSPSEPEQPHAPALHRELRMLAARHGLGVNDIVSLAREQSGQHVPTGGNPDEESADERRFFPRSPCTRTAVAQICEKHRANHYISCTITDLSFSGVQVMFPAEAAGVFMAGDFDGFELLFSLPEQDVSVFLRCRVARLYATPEHLIVGAQCEQSQLARRVPEPHALDICRSNGPSSASR; this is translated from the coding sequence ATGCCGCGCAAACCCCCCTCTCCCAGTGAGCCCGAACAACCGCATGCCCCGGCCTTGCACCGGGAGCTCAGGATGCTTGCCGCCAGACACGGACTCGGGGTCAACGATATCGTGAGTCTCGCCCGGGAACAGTCCGGACAGCATGTTCCCACAGGAGGGAATCCGGACGAAGAAAGTGCAGACGAGCGTCGATTTTTCCCACGATCTCCATGCACGCGCACAGCGGTAGCCCAGATCTGCGAAAAGCACAGGGCGAACCACTACATATCCTGCACTATTACAGACCTCTCCTTCAGTGGCGTTCAGGTCATGTTTCCTGCGGAAGCGGCCGGAGTGTTCATGGCCGGAGATTTCGACGGTTTCGAGCTGCTTTTCTCCCTGCCGGAGCAGGATGTTTCGGTGTTTCTTCGCTGTCGTGTAGCGCGCTTGTACGCAACGCCGGAGCATCTCATCGTGGGTGCGCAATGCGAGCAGAGCCAGCTGGCGCGACGGGTTCCGGAGCCTCATGCATTAGACATATGCCGAAGCAACGGCCCTTCCTCGGCGTCCCGCTGA
- a CDS encoding P-II family nitrogen regulator produces MKKIEIIMRPFKMESVKEALLELGIHGMTVTEAKGFGRQGGRKELYRGAEHHVDFVSKVKLEVVVDDEMLDEALETIISTTRTGQVGDGKIFIYPVQEAIRIRTGERGSDAL; encoded by the coding sequence ATGAAAAAGATCGAAATCATCATGCGTCCCTTCAAGATGGAAAGCGTCAAGGAGGCGCTCCTGGAGTTGGGCATTCACGGCATGACCGTGACCGAAGCCAAGGGCTTCGGCCGGCAGGGCGGACGCAAGGAGCTCTACCGCGGCGCCGAGCACCACGTGGATTTCGTTTCCAAGGTGAAACTCGAGGTGGTGGTGGATGATGAAATGCTCGACGAGGCGCTGGAAACCATCATCAGCACCACCAGAACAGGGCAGGTGGGCGACGGCAAGATATTCATCTATCCGGTTCAGGAGGCCATCCGCATACGCACCGGCGAGCGCGGTTCGGACGCGCTGTAG